From Vitis vinifera cultivar Pinot Noir 40024 chromosome 3, ASM3070453v1, the proteins below share one genomic window:
- the LOC100245139 gene encoding protein kinase STUNTED isoform X1 has translation MTVEVVEKKNVLVGIRVDSHSRELLNWAIVKVAEPGDCVVAVHVSEDLSLRDKLLLEGYLEVHERLCDIKQVDLIGQVLPGRSIKRVLVREAKRCAAAAVVVGINWKNAIGGWASMARYCAKRLPSDTEVLAIHNGKVVFRRCSNGQIPGDPRPSFYLPGNSNPRETQSEFADSEASDIERASSVVLQSYEEGSDKGLKDNNFSLGNEHKKVSRRSNSLFVGDPSEQRPGWPLLRRTNSVIPQAPNGRTMSVVQWVMSLPDRSPPETPQCPDKTESPLGSGIGQFTNKINQNRSSSWVELPKELELLLKTNSSDCRWFSHEVLKASTSQFSSENLIGKGGCNRVYKGILPNSKQVAVKVLKSSKEAWKDFAMEVNIMSSLKHRHIAPLLGICLEDSHLISVYEFFSRGSLEENLHGSIKHKSALSWEVRFNLAVGVAEALNYLHNECSKPVIHRDIKSSNILLSNDFEPQLADFGLAIWGPTTSSFLTHGDVVGTFGYLAPEYFMYGKVSDKIDVYSFGVVLLELLSGRKPIGSESPKGQESLVMWAKPILESGNLRSIMDPDLDGKFDEVQMQRTVLAATLCITQAARRRPKISQILKLLRGEKDVAKWVNSQIEDQHDLENQDENDDEVYPDSSAESHLGLALLDVDDNFTSFSSMEQGNRLSLEEYMKGRWSRSSSLE, from the exons ATGACAGTTGAGGTTGTTGAGAAGAAGAATGTGCTGGTGGGTATTAGGGTTGACAGCCATAGCAGAGAGCTGCTGAATTGGGCTATAGTGAAAGTTGCAGAACCCGGAGATTGTGTGGTTGCAGTTCATGTTAGTGAAG atCTTTCTTTGAGAGATAAGCTCTTGTTGGAGGGCTATTTGGAGGTTCATGAACGCCTCTGCGATATAAAGCAG GTGGATCTCATTGGGCAGGTCTTACCAGGAAGATCAATCAAAAGGGTTCTGGTGAGAGAGGCCAAGAGATGTGCTGCTGCAGCTGTTGTTGTGGGGATAAACTGGAAAAATGCAATTGG GGGTTGGGCTTCAATGGCTAGATATTGCGCAAAGAGGCTGCCCTCTGACACTGAAGTTCTCGCTATTCACAATGGGAAGGTTGTTTTCAGAAGGTGTTCCAATGGCCAAATACCAG GTGATCCCAGACCGAGCTTTTATCTACCTGGGAACTCTAATCCCAGAGAAACACAATCTGAATTTGCTGATTCTGAGGCATCAGATATTGAAAGAGCCAGTTCTGTAGTACTTCAGAGCTATGAAGAAGGATCAGATAAAGGCCTGAAGGACAACAACTTCAGCCTGGGCAATGAACACAAGAAAGTTTCCAGGAGATCGAATTCACTTTTTGTTGGAGACCCTTCAGAGCAAAGGCCTGGTTGGCCCCTACTGCGAAGGACTAATTCGGTGATCCCACAGGCTCCAAATGGAAGAACAATGTCTGTTGTGCAGTGGGTAATGAGCTTACCAGACCGTTCTCCGCCAGAAACTCCTCAATGCCCAGATAAAACAGAAAGTCCTTTGGGTAGCGGGATTGGTCAGTTCACGAATAAGATTAACCAGAATAGATCATCTTCATGGGTAGAGCTGCCTAAAGAACTAGAACTTCTCCTCAAAACAAACTCATCTGATTGCAGGTGGTTCAGTCATGAGGTTTTGaaagcttcaacttctcaattcTCCTCAG AAAATCTGATTGGGAAAGGAGGATGTAACCGTGTATACAAGGGTATTCTGCCAAACAGCAAACAAGTGGCAGTAAAGGTTCTGAAGTCATCCAAAGAAGCATGGAAGGATTTTGCCATGGAAGTCAATATCATGTCCTCATTGAAGCACCGACACATTGCCCCTCTGCTTGGGATCTGCCTTGAAGATAGTCATCTAATTTCGGTGTATGAGTTCTTTTCTAGAGGAAGTTTAGAGGAAAACCTACATG GTAGCATCAAACACAAATCAGCATTGTCATGGGAAGTGAGATTCAATTTAGCTGTAGGCGTTGCAGAAGCCCTAAACTACTTACACAATGAGTGTTCTAAACCTGTTATTCATAGAGATATCAAGTCTTCAAACATTCTTCTTTCCAATGATTTTGAACCACAG TTAGCCGACTTTGGCCTCGCTATATGGGGACCCACAACTTCTTCCTTTCTAACACATGGCGATGTAGTTGGAACTTTTGGGTATCTTGCTCCTGAGTATTTCATGTATGGTAAAGTCAGTGATAAAATCGATGTCTACTCTTTTGGTGTGGTTCTCCTTGAATTATTATCAGGAAGAAAGCCAATTGGTTCTGAGAGCCCCAAGGGCCAAGAAAGCTTGGTAATGTGG GCAAAACCAATATTGGAGAGTGGAAATCTAAGAAGTATAATGGATCCAGACCtggatggaaaatttgatgaGGTTCAAATGCAAAGAACGGTTCTTGCAGCTACACTTTGCATCACACAGGCAGCCAGGCGTCGCCCCAAAATAAGCCAG ATACTGAAGCTATTGAGAGGGGAGAAAGATGTTGCTAAGTGGGTGAACTCCCAAATTGAAGATCAACATGATTTAGAAAATCaggatgaaaatgatgatgaagtTTATCCAGATTCAAGTGCAGAGTCACACCTGGGTCTTGCTTTGCTTGATGTGGATGATAATTTTACATCATTCAGCAGCATGGAGCAAGGCAACCGCCTTTCCTTAGAGGAATATATGAAAGGAAGATGGAGCAGATCATCAAGCTTAGAGTAG
- the LOC100245139 gene encoding protein kinase STUNTED isoform X2, with translation MQLGIFLRGWASMARYCAKRLPSDTEVLAIHNGKVVFRRCSNGQIPGDPRPSFYLPGNSNPRETQSEFADSEASDIERASSVVLQSYEEGSDKGLKDNNFSLGNEHKKVSRRSNSLFVGDPSEQRPGWPLLRRTNSVIPQAPNGRTMSVVQWVMSLPDRSPPETPQCPDKTESPLGSGIGQFTNKINQNRSSSWVELPKELELLLKTNSSDCRWFSHEVLKASTSQFSSENLIGKGGCNRVYKGILPNSKQVAVKVLKSSKEAWKDFAMEVNIMSSLKHRHIAPLLGICLEDSHLISVYEFFSRGSLEENLHGSIKHKSALSWEVRFNLAVGVAEALNYLHNECSKPVIHRDIKSSNILLSNDFEPQLADFGLAIWGPTTSSFLTHGDVVGTFGYLAPEYFMYGKVSDKIDVYSFGVVLLELLSGRKPIGSESPKGQESLVMWAKPILESGNLRSIMDPDLDGKFDEVQMQRTVLAATLCITQAARRRPKISQILKLLRGEKDVAKWVNSQIEDQHDLENQDENDDEVYPDSSAESHLGLALLDVDDNFTSFSSMEQGNRLSLEEYMKGRWSRSSSLE, from the exons ATGCAATTGG GGATTTTTCTCAGGGGTTGGGCTTCAATGGCTAGATATTGCGCAAAGAGGCTGCCCTCTGACACTGAAGTTCTCGCTATTCACAATGGGAAGGTTGTTTTCAGAAGGTGTTCCAATGGCCAAATACCAG GTGATCCCAGACCGAGCTTTTATCTACCTGGGAACTCTAATCCCAGAGAAACACAATCTGAATTTGCTGATTCTGAGGCATCAGATATTGAAAGAGCCAGTTCTGTAGTACTTCAGAGCTATGAAGAAGGATCAGATAAAGGCCTGAAGGACAACAACTTCAGCCTGGGCAATGAACACAAGAAAGTTTCCAGGAGATCGAATTCACTTTTTGTTGGAGACCCTTCAGAGCAAAGGCCTGGTTGGCCCCTACTGCGAAGGACTAATTCGGTGATCCCACAGGCTCCAAATGGAAGAACAATGTCTGTTGTGCAGTGGGTAATGAGCTTACCAGACCGTTCTCCGCCAGAAACTCCTCAATGCCCAGATAAAACAGAAAGTCCTTTGGGTAGCGGGATTGGTCAGTTCACGAATAAGATTAACCAGAATAGATCATCTTCATGGGTAGAGCTGCCTAAAGAACTAGAACTTCTCCTCAAAACAAACTCATCTGATTGCAGGTGGTTCAGTCATGAGGTTTTGaaagcttcaacttctcaattcTCCTCAG AAAATCTGATTGGGAAAGGAGGATGTAACCGTGTATACAAGGGTATTCTGCCAAACAGCAAACAAGTGGCAGTAAAGGTTCTGAAGTCATCCAAAGAAGCATGGAAGGATTTTGCCATGGAAGTCAATATCATGTCCTCATTGAAGCACCGACACATTGCCCCTCTGCTTGGGATCTGCCTTGAAGATAGTCATCTAATTTCGGTGTATGAGTTCTTTTCTAGAGGAAGTTTAGAGGAAAACCTACATG GTAGCATCAAACACAAATCAGCATTGTCATGGGAAGTGAGATTCAATTTAGCTGTAGGCGTTGCAGAAGCCCTAAACTACTTACACAATGAGTGTTCTAAACCTGTTATTCATAGAGATATCAAGTCTTCAAACATTCTTCTTTCCAATGATTTTGAACCACAG TTAGCCGACTTTGGCCTCGCTATATGGGGACCCACAACTTCTTCCTTTCTAACACATGGCGATGTAGTTGGAACTTTTGGGTATCTTGCTCCTGAGTATTTCATGTATGGTAAAGTCAGTGATAAAATCGATGTCTACTCTTTTGGTGTGGTTCTCCTTGAATTATTATCAGGAAGAAAGCCAATTGGTTCTGAGAGCCCCAAGGGCCAAGAAAGCTTGGTAATGTGG GCAAAACCAATATTGGAGAGTGGAAATCTAAGAAGTATAATGGATCCAGACCtggatggaaaatttgatgaGGTTCAAATGCAAAGAACGGTTCTTGCAGCTACACTTTGCATCACACAGGCAGCCAGGCGTCGCCCCAAAATAAGCCAG ATACTGAAGCTATTGAGAGGGGAGAAAGATGTTGCTAAGTGGGTGAACTCCCAAATTGAAGATCAACATGATTTAGAAAATCaggatgaaaatgatgatgaagtTTATCCAGATTCAAGTGCAGAGTCACACCTGGGTCTTGCTTTGCTTGATGTGGATGATAATTTTACATCATTCAGCAGCATGGAGCAAGGCAACCGCCTTTCCTTAGAGGAATATATGAAAGGAAGATGGAGCAGATCATCAAGCTTAGAGTAG